In Deinococcus sp. QL22, the following are encoded in one genomic region:
- a CDS encoding shikimate dehydrogenase: MHRAAFAWAGLAGEYRAVRVPPADLGAAIAELRQPGILGANLSLPHKEATLPFLDKLTPAARAIGAVNTIIQQEGKLLGDNTDAPGLLAALADAGVSKDGAAVVLGAGGAARAAVWALRSQLGSQIRQVFVINRTRAKAARLTADLGGLAADLNEVQWAGVGLLVNASSAGLSAPDESPLPDFDFSPLPLSALIYDMVYKPAETRLMREARAAGLRAENGLGMLAHQARLAFLAWTGVDVPVRVFLDALHAAQLPIQAPSQEAEHV; this comes from the coding sequence ATGCACCGCGCCGCCTTTGCCTGGGCTGGGTTGGCGGGCGAGTATAGGGCCGTGCGCGTCCCCCCCGCCGATCTGGGCGCGGCCATTGCCGAACTGAGGCAACCCGGCATCTTAGGGGCCAATCTGAGCTTGCCCCACAAGGAAGCTACCCTGCCGTTTCTGGACAAGCTGACTCCAGCGGCGCGGGCTATCGGTGCAGTCAATACCATTATTCAGCAAGAGGGCAAGCTGCTGGGGGACAACACCGACGCGCCGGGACTGCTGGCGGCTCTGGCTGATGCTGGCGTATCCAAAGACGGCGCGGCGGTGGTGTTAGGTGCAGGCGGCGCGGCGCGGGCGGCGGTGTGGGCGCTGCGCTCTCAGCTGGGTTCTCAGATCCGTCAAGTGTTCGTGATCAACCGGACCCGTGCCAAAGCCGCACGCCTCACCGCCGATCTGGGCGGCCTGGCTGCCGATCTGAACGAGGTTCAGTGGGCCGGAGTCGGGTTGCTCGTGAACGCTTCCAGTGCTGGGTTAAGTGCCCCCGACGAATCCCCGCTGCCAGATTTCGATTTTTCCCCGTTGCCTCTGTCGGCCCTGATCTACGACATGGTGTATAAGCCTGCCGAAACGCGCCTGATGCGGGAGGCCCGTGCCGCTGGACTGCGGGCCGAAAACGGGCTGGGAATGCTGGCCCACCAAGCACGGTTGGCGTTCTTGGCGTGGACTGGGGTAGATGTTCCGGTGCGGGTGTTTTTGGATGCCCTGCACGCGGCCCAGCTGCCCATTCAGGCACCCAGCCAAGAGGCCGAGCATGTCTGA
- a CDS encoding PAS domain S-box protein, with amino-acid sequence MSDRPAPLSVKDTPIEQPDQSLLARTSRMIPLAVLLLVLLLTVATAATIARFVRDQQQARFEREATAHTFALKNRIGDYENLLRATRAYWMSNQDMVLPSVFDDFVSRLDLTRRYPGVTAVGFAAWIPAADTADVEAGIRAGAGSEYRINPPTSTQAMRAPVVTLSPLNNATQAAWGFDLYSDPDRRAALDLARLNNTVQATGRVNLQRTPGGPPNLGFLLILPVWNGMQPTDDEQVQDGGGGTRTLAGFIYLVASSDEFLAQLDEGGIPTGLSINTKLAGQRLEGLPLPDTLSFRSDTKLTLAGQPWTLNYGASTGFGRDLAANLPLLTLLAGLLVAGLAFRLTHVQVQSRESTERINRRLTLVQARQARDRAEFEAIFQAMQDAAAFTDDTGRVRLVNRALTEQFGLDSAALIGEPLARLHVDRRLEGRTTFQAITTPYQRADGSVFSGEAQRSEVVDGRGEQLGLLEVIRDVTDRVQAERAVQAGERRYRGVLDAIPHILWASSPAGNVTYVNAQHHERLSEGSVREAVLPADLLTYDNMWHSAYEISDRAQSEVRVRVGESYRWFVVRVAPILDERGSVAEWVASATDIHDRLEAERLAQRSEERYRGVLEGMPQIVWLTDPAGLPTYFNRRWDEYVGEERANTGLLNLLHPDDRGEYQQRWAAAVQATRPFEAEHRLLGADGWYRTFVTRGLPVHDAQGQVIEWVGTSTDVDDSVYAETASRLIADVSEQLSARAEDPLAARAGHYHAALELLTGRLAESAALWSAPPELAVLAASRTGVVWQAAHMQAAATAAVRRVAELEEPLIIPSHPLLHAVNATGALLFPLMGRDGTLRGILALTYRQALTDRDQELAQELAKRFATALDNDALRVRAISAQQDLQALNQSLEERVHRRTLELEDANRELEAFSYSVSHDLRTPLRHIVGFGDLLKKDAGEGLGPKSQRYLAVMTDAANRMSHLIDDLLEFSRMGRQELRSGPVPLGPLLDTVWNTLEPDRQGREIALSVGPLPTVPGDAALLTQVFVNLLSNAIKYTRHQPDAQIRVSAEWPLPSDSMPTLTQPGRVNLQKAAQNHAIITVQDNGVGFDGRYADKLFGVFQRLHRAEEFEGTGIGLANVRRVVMRHGGSVQAQSVPGEGATFQVILPLQSSQT; translated from the coding sequence ATGTCTGACCGCCCCGCACCCCTGTCGGTCAAAGACACGCCCATAGAGCAGCCGGATCAGAGTCTGTTGGCCCGCACTTCCCGCATGATTCCGTTGGCGGTGCTGCTGCTGGTACTGCTGCTGACAGTGGCAACGGCGGCCACCATTGCCCGCTTTGTGCGTGACCAGCAGCAAGCCCGCTTTGAGCGCGAGGCGACGGCCCACACGTTTGCCCTGAAGAACCGGATCGGCGATTACGAGAACCTGCTGCGGGCGACCCGCGCCTACTGGATGAGCAATCAGGACATGGTTCTGCCGTCTGTGTTTGATGATTTCGTCAGCCGGCTTGATCTGACGCGGCGCTATCCGGGCGTCACCGCCGTTGGTTTTGCCGCGTGGATACCCGCTGCCGATACTGCCGATGTGGAAGCGGGCATCCGGGCCGGGGCAGGCTCCGAATACCGCATCAACCCGCCGACATCCACTCAGGCCATGCGTGCGCCTGTTGTCACCCTTTCGCCCCTGAACAACGCTACTCAGGCCGCGTGGGGTTTTGACCTGTACAGCGATCCTGACCGGCGTGCCGCGCTGGATTTGGCCCGCCTGAACAACACGGTGCAGGCCACAGGCCGCGTGAATTTGCAGCGTACGCCGGGCGGCCCGCCCAATCTCGGATTCCTGCTCATTTTGCCTGTGTGGAACGGCATGCAGCCCACCGACGACGAGCAGGTTCAGGATGGCGGCGGCGGCACACGCACACTGGCGGGGTTTATTTATCTGGTGGCAAGCTCCGACGAGTTTTTGGCCCAACTGGACGAAGGCGGCATTCCCACCGGCCTCAGCATCAATACCAAATTGGCTGGGCAACGGCTGGAAGGACTTCCGCTGCCTGATACATTGTCATTCCGCTCCGATACAAAGCTGACCCTGGCGGGGCAACCCTGGACGCTCAATTACGGCGCGTCCACAGGATTTGGGCGGGATTTGGCAGCCAATTTGCCCCTACTGACGCTGTTGGCTGGCCTGTTGGTGGCCGGGCTGGCCTTCCGGCTGACCCATGTGCAGGTGCAGTCCCGCGAGAGTACCGAGCGAATCAATCGCCGCCTGACACTGGTGCAGGCCCGCCAGGCGCGTGACCGGGCCGAGTTCGAGGCGATTTTTCAGGCGATGCAGGACGCTGCTGCCTTTACCGACGACACCGGGCGCGTCAGGCTGGTCAACCGCGCCCTGACCGAGCAATTTGGTCTGGACAGCGCGGCTCTGATCGGAGAACCGCTGGCCCGCTTGCACGTAGACCGCCGTCTGGAGGGCCGTACCACCTTTCAGGCCATCACCACGCCCTATCAGCGGGCCGATGGCAGCGTGTTTTCGGGCGAGGCCCAGCGCAGCGAGGTGGTTGATGGGCGGGGCGAGCAGTTGGGTCTGCTGGAAGTGATCCGCGACGTGACCGACCGGGTGCAGGCCGAACGTGCGGTGCAGGCCGGAGAGCGGCGCTACCGGGGCGTGCTGGACGCTATTCCGCATATTTTGTGGGCCAGCAGTCCGGCAGGCAACGTGACCTACGTGAACGCGCAACACCACGAGCGCCTCAGCGAAGGCAGCGTGCGGGAAGCCGTGCTGCCTGCCGACCTGCTGACCTACGACAACATGTGGCACAGTGCCTACGAGATCAGTGACCGCGCCCAATCCGAAGTGCGGGTGCGGGTGGGCGAATCTTACCGCTGGTTCGTGGTGCGGGTGGCCCCGATTCTGGATGAACGGGGCAGCGTGGCCGAGTGGGTGGCGAGTGCCACCGATATTCATGACCGCCTGGAGGCCGAGCGACTGGCGCAGCGCAGCGAGGAACGCTACCGGGGCGTGCTGGAGGGTATGCCGCAGATCGTGTGGCTCACCGATCCGGCGGGCCTGCCTACCTATTTCAACCGACGCTGGGATGAATATGTGGGCGAAGAACGCGCCAACACGGGCCTGCTGAACCTGCTGCACCCCGATGACCGGGGCGAATACCAGCAGCGTTGGGCGGCGGCGGTGCAGGCTACCCGACCCTTTGAGGCCGAACACCGCCTGCTGGGGGCCGATGGCTGGTACCGAACCTTCGTGACCCGTGGCCTGCCTGTCCACGACGCGCAGGGCCAAGTCATCGAGTGGGTAGGCACCAGCACCGACGTAGACGACAGCGTGTACGCCGAAACGGCCTCGCGCCTGATTGCCGACGTGTCCGAGCAACTGAGCGCCCGCGCCGAAGACCCGCTGGCCGCCCGCGCCGGGCATTACCATGCTGCGCTGGAACTGCTGACCGGAAGGCTGGCCGAAAGTGCCGCCCTCTGGAGCGCCCCGCCCGAACTGGCCGTGTTGGCGGCGTCACGCACAGGTGTAGTGTGGCAGGCGGCCCATATGCAGGCCGCAGCAACGGCGGCGGTGCGGCGCGTGGCCGAACTGGAAGAACCGCTGATTATCCCGTCTCATCCGCTGCTGCACGCCGTAAACGCGACTGGCGCACTCCTGTTTCCGCTGATGGGCCGCGACGGAACCCTACGCGGCATACTGGCCCTGACCTACCGTCAAGCTCTGACTGACCGCGATCAGGAACTCGCGCAGGAACTCGCCAAACGCTTTGCCACCGCCCTCGACAATGACGCCCTGCGCGTGCGGGCCATCAGTGCCCAGCAGGATTTGCAAGCTCTGAACCAGTCGCTTGAGGAGCGGGTGCACAGGCGCACACTGGAACTGGAGGACGCCAACCGCGAACTCGAAGCCTTCAGTTACTCGGTCAGCCACGACCTGAGAACCCCGTTGCGGCACATCGTGGGCTTTGGCGATCTGCTGAAAAAGGACGCCGGAGAAGGGTTAGGGCCAAAAAGTCAGCGCTACCTGGCCGTGATGACCGACGCTGCCAACCGCATGAGCCACCTAATCGACGACCTGCTGGAGTTTTCACGGATGGGCCGCCAGGAACTGCGGAGCGGGCCAGTGCCGCTGGGGCCACTGCTGGACACCGTGTGGAATACGCTGGAACCAGACCGTCAGGGCCGCGAGATTGCCCTTTCCGTTGGCCCGCTGCCCACCGTACCCGGCGACGCCGCGCTGCTGACTCAGGTCTTCGTGAATTTGCTGTCCAATGCCATCAAGTACACGCGCCACCAACCCGACGCCCAGATTCGGGTCAGTGCCGAGTGGCCGTTGCCATCCGACTCCATGCCCACGCTCACGCAGCCGGGCCGGGTCAATCTGCAAAAGGCGGCCCAGAATCACGCCATCATTACGGTTCAGGACAACGGTGTGGGGTTTGATGGGCGGTACGCCGACAAGTTGTTCGGGGTCTTTCAGCGCCTTCACCGTGCCGAAGAATTTGAAGGCACGGGCATAGGCCTCGCCAACGTGCGCCGCGTGGTCATGCGTCACGGCGGCAGCGTGCAGGCACAGTCCGTGCCGGGGGAGGGGGCGACCTTCCAGGTCATCTTGCCCCTCCAATCGTCGCAGACCTGA